A window of Candidatus Thermoplasmatota archaeon genomic DNA:
TCGCAGCCCTTCTCGATCTTGTCCGCGGAGGTCGAGTACGAGATGCGCAGGTGGCCGCGCCCCGCGGGCCCGAACGCGTCGCCCGGGATCGTGACGACGCCCGCGCGAAGGAGGAGGAGCGCGACGTCGCGCGCCTCCATCGGGAGCCCGTACCTCGGAAAGGCGTAGAACGCGCCCTGTGGCGTCACGCAGTCCCAGCCGGGGATCTCGCGGATGCGCTTCATGAGCATGTCGCGCCGCGCGCGGAACTCGGTCTTCATCGCGGCGACGAAATCCTGCGGGCCCTCGAGCGCGGCCAGGCACGCGTGCTGCGTCGGCGTCGGCGGGCACGCGGCAAGGTGATAGCTCATCTTCTTGATCGCATCCGCGAACTCGGGGCGCGCGACGACGTAGCCGATGCGCCAGCCCGTCATCGCGTACGTCTTCGAGAACGTGTTCATGTAGATCACGTTCTCGTACTTCCCGAGGAAAGACGTGTGCGGCTCCTCGTACGTGAGCGAGTCGTACGCCTCGTCCGAAACGATGACGAGGTTGTGCGAAGCCGCGAAATCCACGAGCGCCTTCACCTGCTTCTTCGGAATGATCGCGCCCGTCGGGTTCGACGGCGAGTTGATGACGAGGATCTTCGTCTTGCGCGTCACGAGCGCTTCGAGGTCCGCGACCTGAGGCACGAAGCCGTGCTCCGGCCTGAGGGGATAGAAGACCGGCACGCCGCGCACGAGCCGCGTGTGCGGGCCGTAGAGCACGAATCCCGGATTCGGACAGAG
This region includes:
- a CDS encoding pyridoxal phosphate-dependent aminotransferase — its product is MGTLGELNRFDAGPGVRGLIADRMGGVDMSGIRKMFEMAGKDAINFGIGEPDFQPPDFVIDAYVKALRDGHNKYGPSAGLPELRSAIANRERDRWPAVDAQHVVVTTGSTAALYAAMAAFVNPGEEVLCPNPGFVLYGPHTRLVRGVPVFYPLRPEHGFVPQVADLEALVTRKTKILVINSPSNPTGAIIPKKQVKALVDFAASHNLVIVSDEAYDSLTYEEPHTSFLGKYENVIYMNTFSKTYAMTGWRIGYVVARPEFADAIKKMSYHLAACPPTPTQHACLAALEGPQDFVAAMKTEFRARRDMLMKRIREIPGWDCVTPQGAFYAFPRYGLPMEARDVALLLLRAGVVTIPGDAFGPAGRGHLRISYSTSADKIEKGCDIIEKAVRGHLSTLA